A window from Mus caroli chromosome 2, CAROLI_EIJ_v1.1, whole genome shotgun sequence encodes these proteins:
- the Large2 gene encoding LARGE xylosyl- and glucuronyltransferase 2 isoform X2, translated as MLPRGRPRAMGAAVLLLLLLVVGFFLFGRDPEYGLGTTATLDEDPYGSRNLSASSPQLLLPPKCEMLHVAIVCAGYNSSREIITLTKSLLFYRKNPLHLHLITDAIARNILETLFRTWMVPALVVSFYDAEELKPLVSWIPNKHYSGLYGLMKLVLPSILPPSLAQVIVLDTDVTFSSDIVELWALFGRFSDKQVVGLVENQSDWYLGNLWKNHRPWPALGRGFNTGVILLWLDRLQQTGWEQMWKVTAKRELLTLMATSLADQDIFNAVIKEHPHLVHPLPCVWNVQLSDHTLAERCYLEAADLKVIHWNSPKKLRVKNKHAEFFRNLHLTFLGYDGKLLRRELFGCPNQFPPGAEQLQQALAQLDEEEPCFEFRQQQLTVHRVHITFLPHQPPPPRPHDVTLVAQLSMDRLQMLEALCRHWPGPMSLALYLTDEEAQQFLHFVETSPVLSVRKDVAYHVVYQDGPLYPVNQLRNVALAQALTPYVFLSDIDFLPAYSLYDYLRASIEQLELDSRRKTALVVPAFETLHYRFSFPNSKAELLTLLDAGSLHTFRYHEWPQGHSSTDYSRWREAQAPYRVQWSADYEPYVVVPRDCPRYDPRFVGFGWNKVAHIIELDAQEYEFLVLPEAFSIHLPHTPSLDISRFRSSPTYRNCLQALKEEFHQDLSRRYGSAALKYLTALQQARSRA; from the exons ATGCTGCCCCGAGGGCGCCCCCGGGCAATGGGGGCCGccgtgctgctgctgctgttgctagtGGTTGGCTTCTTCCTGTTCGGCCGGGACCCGGAGT ACGGACTAGGCACAACTGCTACCCTCGATGAAGACCCGTACGGGAGTCGCAACCTCTCCGCCTCCAGCCCACAGCTTCTACTGCCACCCAAGTGCGAG ATGTTGCATGTGGCTATCGTGTGTGCGGGATACAACTCCAGCCGAGAGATTATTACCCTAACGAAGTCCCTGCTATTCTACAG GAAAAATCCGCTGCACCTCCACCTGATAACTGATGCCATAGCCAGAAACATCCTGGAGACGCTCTTCAGAACATGGATGGTGCCAGCGTTGGTGGTCAGCTTCTATGATGCggaagaactcaag CCCCTGGTCTCCTGGATCCCCAACAAGCACTactctggcctctatgggctgATGAAGCTAGTACTTCCCAGCATCCTGCCTCCCAGCCTGGCCCAAGTCATCGTCCTGGATACCGACGTCACTTTCTCCTCTGACATTGTGGAGCTCTGGGCACTCTTTGGTCGTTTCTCTG aCAAGCAGGTGGTCGGTCTCGTGGAGAACCAGAGCGACTGGTACCTGGGCAACCTCTGGAAGAACCATAGGCCCTGGCCTGCCTTGGGCAGGGGATTTAACACAG GTGTGATCCTGCTGTGGCTGGACAGGCTCCAGCAAACTGGCTGGGAGCAGATGTGGAAGGTGACAGCCAAACGAGAGCTGCTGACTCTGATGGCCACTTCCTTGGCTGACCAG GACATCTTCAATGCGGTCATCAAGGAGCACCCCCATCTGGTGCACCCCCTGCCCTGTGTCTGGAACGTGCAGCTGTCAGACCACACTCTGGCTGAGCGCTGCTACCTGGAAGCAGCTGACCTCAAA GTGATCCACTGGAATTCACCAAAGAAGCTTCGAGTGAAGAACAAGCACGCAGAATTCTTCCGTAATCTGCACTTGACCTTTCTGGGGTATGATGGGAAGCTACTGCGAAGAGAGCTCTTTGGATGTCCCAACCAGTTCCCTCCTGGGGCCGAGCAG TTGCAGCAGGCCCTAGCACAGCTGGATGAGGAAGAGCCCTGCTTTGAGTTCCGCCAACAGCAGCTCACTGTGCACCGGGTGCACATCACCTTCCTGCCCCACCAGCCACCACCTCCCCGGCCTCACGATGTCACCTTGGTGGCCCAGCTCTCTATGGACCG GCTGCAGATGCTGGAAGCCCTGTGCAGGCACTGGCCAGGCCCCATGAGCCTGGCCTTGTACCTGACAGATGAAGAGGCTCAACAATTCCTTCATTTTGTGGAAACGTCGCCAGTGCTCTCTGTGAGGAAGGATGTGGCCTACCATGTAGTGTACCAGGACGGTCCTCTCTATCCAGTCAACCAGCTCCGCAACGTGGCCTTGGCCCAGGCTCTCACACCCTACGTCTTCCTCAGTGATATTGACTTCTTACCTGCCTACTCCCTCTACGACTACCTCAG GGCCTCTATCGAGCAGCTGGAGCTGGACAGTCGGCGCAAGACTGCTTTGGTGGTGCCTGCATTTGAGACCCTACACTACCGGTTCAGCTTCCCAAACTCTAAGGCAGAGCTGTTGACTTTACTGGATGCCGGCTCCCTTCACACCTTTAG GTACCACGAGTGGCCACAGGGTCACTCATCCACAGACTATTCCCGCTGGCGGGAAGCCCAGGCACCATACCGTGTGCAGTGGTCAGCTGATTATGAACCCTACGTGGTGGTACCCCGTGACTGCCCCCGTTATGATCCTCGCTTTGTGGGATTTGGCTGGAACAAGGTGGCCCACATTATAGAGTTGGATGCTCAG GAATATGAATTCCTGGTACTTCCTGAGGCCTTCTCTATCCACTTGCCCCACACTCCAAGTCTGGACATCTCCCGCTTCCGCTCCAGCCCCACCTACCGCAACTGTCTCCAGGCCCTCAAGGAGGAGTTCCACCAGGACTTGTCAAGGCGCTATGGGTCTGCAGCCCTGAAATACCTCACTGCCCTGCAGCAGGCCCGAAGCCGGGCTTGA
- the Large2 gene encoding LARGE xylosyl- and glucuronyltransferase 2 isoform X1 has product MLPRGRPRAMGAAVLLLLLLVVGFFLFGRDPECKRRSWAGEEGTLCDRCLLTPRVFSDGLGTTATLDEDPYGSRNLSASSPQLLLPPKCEMLHVAIVCAGYNSSREIITLTKSLLFYRKNPLHLHLITDAIARNILETLFRTWMVPALVVSFYDAEELKPLVSWIPNKHYSGLYGLMKLVLPSILPPSLAQVIVLDTDVTFSSDIVELWALFGRFSDKQVVGLVENQSDWYLGNLWKNHRPWPALGRGFNTGVILLWLDRLQQTGWEQMWKVTAKRELLTLMATSLADQDIFNAVIKEHPHLVHPLPCVWNVQLSDHTLAERCYLEAADLKVIHWNSPKKLRVKNKHAEFFRNLHLTFLGYDGKLLRRELFGCPNQFPPGAEQLQQALAQLDEEEPCFEFRQQQLTVHRVHITFLPHQPPPPRPHDVTLVAQLSMDRLQMLEALCRHWPGPMSLALYLTDEEAQQFLHFVETSPVLSVRKDVAYHVVYQDGPLYPVNQLRNVALAQALTPYVFLSDIDFLPAYSLYDYLRASIEQLELDSRRKTALVVPAFETLHYRFSFPNSKAELLTLLDAGSLHTFRYHEWPQGHSSTDYSRWREAQAPYRVQWSADYEPYVVVPRDCPRYDPRFVGFGWNKVAHIIELDAQEYEFLVLPEAFSIHLPHTPSLDISRFRSSPTYRNCLQALKEEFHQDLSRRYGSAALKYLTALQQARSRA; this is encoded by the exons ATGCTGCCCCGAGGGCGCCCCCGGGCAATGGGGGCCGccgtgctgctgctgctgttgctagtGGTTGGCTTCTTCCTGTTCGGCCGGGACCCGGAGTGTAAGCGCCGGAGCTGGGCAGGGGAAGAAGGGACCCTGTGTGACCGCTGCCTGCTCACGCCACGTGTCTTTTCAGACGGACTAGGCACAACTGCTACCCTCGATGAAGACCCGTACGGGAGTCGCAACCTCTCCGCCTCCAGCCCACAGCTTCTACTGCCACCCAAGTGCGAG ATGTTGCATGTGGCTATCGTGTGTGCGGGATACAACTCCAGCCGAGAGATTATTACCCTAACGAAGTCCCTGCTATTCTACAG GAAAAATCCGCTGCACCTCCACCTGATAACTGATGCCATAGCCAGAAACATCCTGGAGACGCTCTTCAGAACATGGATGGTGCCAGCGTTGGTGGTCAGCTTCTATGATGCggaagaactcaag CCCCTGGTCTCCTGGATCCCCAACAAGCACTactctggcctctatgggctgATGAAGCTAGTACTTCCCAGCATCCTGCCTCCCAGCCTGGCCCAAGTCATCGTCCTGGATACCGACGTCACTTTCTCCTCTGACATTGTGGAGCTCTGGGCACTCTTTGGTCGTTTCTCTG aCAAGCAGGTGGTCGGTCTCGTGGAGAACCAGAGCGACTGGTACCTGGGCAACCTCTGGAAGAACCATAGGCCCTGGCCTGCCTTGGGCAGGGGATTTAACACAG GTGTGATCCTGCTGTGGCTGGACAGGCTCCAGCAAACTGGCTGGGAGCAGATGTGGAAGGTGACAGCCAAACGAGAGCTGCTGACTCTGATGGCCACTTCCTTGGCTGACCAG GACATCTTCAATGCGGTCATCAAGGAGCACCCCCATCTGGTGCACCCCCTGCCCTGTGTCTGGAACGTGCAGCTGTCAGACCACACTCTGGCTGAGCGCTGCTACCTGGAAGCAGCTGACCTCAAA GTGATCCACTGGAATTCACCAAAGAAGCTTCGAGTGAAGAACAAGCACGCAGAATTCTTCCGTAATCTGCACTTGACCTTTCTGGGGTATGATGGGAAGCTACTGCGAAGAGAGCTCTTTGGATGTCCCAACCAGTTCCCTCCTGGGGCCGAGCAG TTGCAGCAGGCCCTAGCACAGCTGGATGAGGAAGAGCCCTGCTTTGAGTTCCGCCAACAGCAGCTCACTGTGCACCGGGTGCACATCACCTTCCTGCCCCACCAGCCACCACCTCCCCGGCCTCACGATGTCACCTTGGTGGCCCAGCTCTCTATGGACCG GCTGCAGATGCTGGAAGCCCTGTGCAGGCACTGGCCAGGCCCCATGAGCCTGGCCTTGTACCTGACAGATGAAGAGGCTCAACAATTCCTTCATTTTGTGGAAACGTCGCCAGTGCTCTCTGTGAGGAAGGATGTGGCCTACCATGTAGTGTACCAGGACGGTCCTCTCTATCCAGTCAACCAGCTCCGCAACGTGGCCTTGGCCCAGGCTCTCACACCCTACGTCTTCCTCAGTGATATTGACTTCTTACCTGCCTACTCCCTCTACGACTACCTCAG GGCCTCTATCGAGCAGCTGGAGCTGGACAGTCGGCGCAAGACTGCTTTGGTGGTGCCTGCATTTGAGACCCTACACTACCGGTTCAGCTTCCCAAACTCTAAGGCAGAGCTGTTGACTTTACTGGATGCCGGCTCCCTTCACACCTTTAG GTACCACGAGTGGCCACAGGGTCACTCATCCACAGACTATTCCCGCTGGCGGGAAGCCCAGGCACCATACCGTGTGCAGTGGTCAGCTGATTATGAACCCTACGTGGTGGTACCCCGTGACTGCCCCCGTTATGATCCTCGCTTTGTGGGATTTGGCTGGAACAAGGTGGCCCACATTATAGAGTTGGATGCTCAG GAATATGAATTCCTGGTACTTCCTGAGGCCTTCTCTATCCACTTGCCCCACACTCCAAGTCTGGACATCTCCCGCTTCCGCTCCAGCCCCACCTACCGCAACTGTCTCCAGGCCCTCAAGGAGGAGTTCCACCAGGACTTGTCAAGGCGCTATGGGTCTGCAGCCCTGAAATACCTCACTGCCCTGCAGCAGGCCCGAAGCCGGGCTTGA